A region from the Sphingomonas sp. S2-65 genome encodes:
- a CDS encoding ABC transporter ATP-binding protein has translation MSSGPAVSAANLVKRFGDRRAVDGVSIAVPEGLIYGVLGPNGAGKTTTLRMLLGIIEPDEGERMLLGHHRPRDASDQVGYLPEERGLYPNMKCREAIAFMGALRGLPWKTGRKRAVELLDAAGLGHAADDKIRKLSKGMAQLVQLLGSVVHEPALLVLDEPFSGLDPVNQERLEALIRAQQARGATILFSTHVMAHAERLCDRLSIIAGGKVQFEGTVNEARATLPFKVQYTPHHHPESARALLPSDAERDGEGWRFTMPTEGVEALLVRLIEAGHGISGLSIERPSLHDAFVRIVGRDALKETAA, from the coding sequence TTGAGCAGCGGACCGGCGGTAAGCGCCGCCAACCTCGTCAAGCGCTTCGGCGACCGGCGCGCCGTCGACGGGGTAAGTATCGCCGTTCCCGAGGGACTGATCTATGGCGTGCTCGGTCCCAATGGCGCGGGCAAGACCACGACGCTGCGCATGCTGCTCGGCATCATCGAGCCCGACGAGGGCGAGCGCATGCTGCTCGGCCACCACCGCCCGCGCGACGCGAGCGACCAGGTCGGCTATCTGCCCGAGGAACGCGGGCTCTACCCCAACATGAAGTGCCGTGAGGCGATCGCGTTCATGGGCGCGCTGCGCGGGCTGCCGTGGAAGACCGGCCGCAAGCGCGCGGTGGAGCTGCTCGACGCGGCCGGGCTCGGCCACGCCGCCGACGACAAGATCCGCAAGCTGTCCAAGGGCATGGCCCAGCTGGTCCAGCTGCTCGGCTCGGTGGTGCACGAGCCTGCGCTGCTGGTGCTCGACGAGCCGTTTTCCGGGCTGGACCCGGTCAACCAGGAGCGGCTTGAGGCGCTGATCCGCGCCCAGCAGGCGCGGGGCGCGACCATCCTCTTCTCGACTCACGTGATGGCGCATGCCGAGCGGTTGTGCGACCGGCTGTCGATCATCGCCGGCGGCAAGGTGCAGTTCGAAGGCACGGTGAACGAGGCGCGCGCCACCCTGCCCTTCAAGGTCCAGTACACGCCGCATCATCATCCGGAGAGCGCCCGCGCGCTGCTGCCGTCCGATGCCGAGCGCGACGGCGAAGGCTGGCGCTTCACCATGCCCACCGAGGGCGTCGAGGCACTGCTCGTCCGCTTGATCGAAGCGGGCCATGGCATTTCGGGACTGTCGATCGAACGCCCCAGCCTGCACGACGCGTTCGTCC
- a CDS encoding histidine triad nucleotide-binding protein, whose amino-acid sequence MPIDATQPYDSNNIFAKILRGEIPAKAVYEDDFALAFHDIAPQAAHHVLVIPKGAYVSWDDFSARGSDAEIAGFVRAVGHVARAAGLVGEGYRLLANVGGHGGQEVPHLHVHVFGSEPLGPMLAR is encoded by the coding sequence ATGCCGATCGACGCCACCCAGCCTTATGACTCGAACAACATCTTCGCGAAGATCCTGCGCGGCGAGATCCCGGCCAAGGCCGTGTATGAGGATGACTTCGCCCTCGCCTTCCACGACATCGCGCCCCAGGCGGCCCATCATGTCCTGGTGATTCCCAAGGGCGCCTATGTCAGCTGGGACGATTTCTCCGCGCGCGGCAGCGATGCCGAAATCGCCGGCTTCGTCCGTGCGGTCGGGCATGTCGCACGCGCGGCGGGGTTGGTCGGCGAGGGGTACCGCCTGCTCGCCAATGTCGGGGGACATGGCGGCCAGGAAGTCCCGCACCTGCACGTCCATGTGTTCGGCAGCGAGCCGCTCGGGCCGATGCTTGCGCGCTAG
- a CDS encoding adenosine kinase, with product MTSPTYDVVAIGNAIVDILAQAEDSFIEEIGVAKGSMQLMFSPEEADALYAKMGPGREVSGGSASNTVAGIAALGGRTAFIGQVADDQLGAVFAHDLRAAGVDYNTAVRPGQPTTARCLIFVTPDGQRTMNTFLGASQFLPAAALDETVIAAGAILYLEGYLWDPEEPRAAMRKAIDIARANGRKVAFTLSDVFCISRHGDDFRALIADGLIDILFANENELLALTQKDGFEEAIAAIAAQVPLAVVTRSEQGALAVSGEERVQVPAEPIAKLVDTTGAGDMFAAGFLHGQAQGRSIEESLRLGAICAAEIIQHYGARAEVDLKKLAAEKLG from the coding sequence TTGACCAGCCCCACCTATGACGTGGTCGCGATCGGCAATGCCATCGTCGATATCCTTGCCCAGGCCGAAGACAGCTTCATCGAGGAGATCGGCGTCGCCAAGGGGTCGATGCAGCTGATGTTCTCGCCCGAAGAAGCCGATGCGCTTTATGCCAAGATGGGCCCGGGCCGCGAAGTCTCCGGCGGCTCGGCCAGCAACACCGTCGCCGGCATCGCCGCACTGGGCGGCAGGACTGCGTTCATCGGCCAGGTCGCCGACGACCAGCTTGGCGCGGTCTTCGCCCACGATCTGCGGGCGGCCGGCGTCGACTACAACACCGCGGTCCGTCCAGGCCAGCCGACCACCGCACGCTGCCTGATCTTCGTGACGCCGGACGGCCAGCGGACGATGAACACCTTCCTCGGCGCGTCGCAGTTCCTGCCCGCGGCGGCGCTGGACGAGACGGTGATCGCCGCCGGCGCGATCCTGTACCTCGAAGGCTATCTGTGGGATCCCGAAGAGCCGCGCGCCGCAATGCGCAAGGCGATCGACATCGCGCGTGCCAATGGCCGCAAGGTCGCCTTCACGCTGTCCGATGTGTTCTGCATCTCGCGCCACGGCGACGATTTCCGCGCGCTGATCGCGGATGGCTTGATCGACATCCTGTTCGCCAACGAGAATGAGCTGCTCGCGCTCACCCAGAAGGACGGTTTCGAGGAAGCCATCGCCGCGATCGCCGCGCAAGTCCCGCTGGCGGTGGTAACTCGTAGCGAGCAGGGCGCGCTGGCGGTATCGGGCGAAGAGCGCGTCCAGGTGCCTGCCGAGCCGATCGCCAAGCTGGTCGACACCACCGGCGCTGGCGATATGTTCGCGGCCGGCTTCCTCCACGGCCAGGCCCAGGGCCGGAGCATCGAGGAGTCGCTTCGCCTCGGCGCGATCTGCGCGGCGGAGATCATCCAGCATTACGGCGCCCGCGCCGAGGTCGACCTGAAGAAGCTCGCCGCCGAGAAGCTCGGCTGA
- a CDS encoding phosphoribosyl-ATP diphosphatase, whose amino-acid sequence MDTLDALEQTIRQRRAADPDTSYVAKLTAKGRAKIAQKVGEEAVETVIAAIADDKAGMVSEAADLMFHLLVLLADAGLSLDDVRAELARREGLSGLEEKAGRTS is encoded by the coding sequence ATGGATACCCTCGACGCGCTCGAACAGACGATCCGCCAGCGCCGCGCGGCCGATCCCGACACCTCCTATGTCGCCAAGCTGACCGCAAAGGGCCGCGCCAAGATCGCGCAGAAGGTCGGTGAGGAAGCCGTCGAGACGGTGATCGCGGCGATCGCCGACGACAAGGCCGGAATGGTGAGCGAGGCGGCGGACCTGATGTTCCACCTGCTGGTGCTGCTGGCGGACGCAGGGCTGAGCCTGGACGATGTGCGTGCGGAGCTGGCCCGGCGCGAGGGGTTGTCGGGGCTGGAGGAAAAAGCGGGGCGAACGTCGTAA
- a CDS encoding EI24 domain-containing protein, whose product MIQAFFLSLGQLSDRRILAVFAKSFALTLVLFAIAGVGLWYALHGLQGMLASWTGAAGGGWIADVATVLVLVLAWWLLFRAVAVAAVGVFADEVVAAVEARHYPQAHAGARDVPFTRSAAMGLGSAARAIGVNLLLSPLYLLLLVTGVGTAALFFVVNAWLLGRDLGDMVAVRHMAYSALPDWRARTRPRRFVLGAIGTGLLLVPFVNLAAPILGAAMSTHMFHRGRRA is encoded by the coding sequence ATGATCCAGGCTTTCTTCCTGTCGCTGGGGCAATTGTCCGACCGGCGCATCCTGGCGGTGTTCGCCAAGTCGTTCGCGCTGACGCTGGTGCTGTTCGCCATCGCGGGCGTCGGGCTCTGGTACGCCCTGCACGGGCTGCAAGGTATGCTGGCTTCCTGGACGGGAGCGGCTGGCGGGGGCTGGATCGCCGATGTGGCGACGGTGCTGGTGCTGGTACTCGCCTGGTGGCTGCTGTTCCGCGCAGTGGCGGTCGCGGCAGTGGGAGTGTTCGCCGATGAAGTCGTCGCGGCGGTCGAGGCGCGGCATTATCCCCAGGCGCATGCCGGCGCCCGCGACGTGCCGTTCACGCGGTCGGCGGCGATGGGGCTCGGCTCAGCGGCGCGCGCGATCGGAGTGAACCTGCTGCTGTCGCCATTGTATCTGTTGCTGCTGGTGACCGGCGTCGGCACCGCGGCGCTGTTCTTCGTGGTCAATGCCTGGTTGCTCGGACGCGATTTGGGCGACATGGTCGCGGTGCGGCACATGGCTTATTCGGCACTGCCCGACTGGCGGGCACGAACCCGCCCGCGTCGCTTCGTTCTGGGTGCGATCGGAACAGGGCTGCTGCTGGTGCCGTTCGTCAACCTGGCCGCGCCGATCCTGGGAGCGGCGATGTCCACGCATATGTTCCACCGCGGGAGACGCGCATGA
- the queG gene encoding tRNA epoxyqueuosine(34) reductase QueG, which translates to MDHGNPLEAQIKAKAAEIGFAACGVARADAAPKAGVRLREWLADGAHGSMIWMEERAHHRESPAALWPEVRSIIALGMSYAPATDPLALADEGQLGRISAYAQGGDYHDVIKRRLKELARWLVAAAPGADVKVFVDTAPVMEKPLSEAAGLGWQGKHTNLVSRDHGSWLFLGAIYTTLDLTPDQAGRTTCGSCDACLAACPTDAFPAAFRLDARRCISYLTIEHKGPIPREFRAAIGNRIYGCDDCLAVCPWNKFAAAAQANLAFLPRAEFVAPELGDLLQLDDAAFRQVFAGSPIKRIGRDRMVRNCLIAAGNSARLELVPRVVELLDDSAPEVRGAAVWALRRLDAARWDAEREGRQTAEADPTVREEWLQSSPGGGRGPAKLVEG; encoded by the coding sequence GTGGACCACGGCAACCCACTCGAAGCGCAAATCAAGGCAAAGGCTGCGGAAATCGGTTTCGCCGCATGTGGGGTCGCGCGTGCGGATGCCGCGCCCAAGGCCGGCGTGCGGCTGCGCGAGTGGCTGGCCGACGGCGCGCACGGGTCGATGATCTGGATGGAGGAGCGCGCCCACCACCGCGAGAGCCCCGCCGCGCTGTGGCCCGAGGTGCGCTCGATCATCGCGCTGGGCATGAGCTATGCACCGGCCACCGACCCGCTGGCGCTGGCCGACGAGGGGCAGCTCGGCCGGATCTCGGCCTATGCTCAAGGCGGCGACTATCATGATGTCATCAAGCGGCGGCTGAAGGAACTCGCGCGCTGGCTGGTCGCGGCGGCGCCGGGTGCGGACGTGAAGGTCTTCGTCGACACCGCGCCGGTGATGGAGAAGCCGCTGTCGGAAGCGGCGGGGCTCGGCTGGCAGGGCAAACACACCAACCTGGTCAGCCGCGATCACGGCAGCTGGCTGTTCCTAGGCGCGATCTACACGACGCTGGATCTGACGCCCGACCAGGCTGGGCGTACGACCTGCGGCAGTTGCGATGCGTGCCTCGCGGCATGCCCGACCGATGCATTCCCGGCGGCGTTCCGGCTCGATGCCCGGCGCTGCATCTCGTACCTGACGATCGAGCACAAGGGGCCGATCCCACGCGAGTTCCGGGCGGCGATCGGCAACCGCATCTATGGCTGCGACGATTGCCTGGCGGTGTGCCCCTGGAACAAGTTCGCCGCGGCGGCGCAGGCGAACCTGGCCTTTCTGCCCCGCGCCGAGTTCGTCGCGCCGGAACTGGGCGACCTGCTGCAGCTCGACGATGCGGCTTTTCGGCAGGTATTCGCGGGATCGCCGATCAAACGGATCGGGCGCGACCGGATGGTGCGGAACTGCCTGATCGCGGCGGGGAACAGCGCGCGGTTGGAACTGGTGCCGAGGGTCGTCGAGTTGTTGGACGACTCGGCGCCTGAGGTGCGCGGAGCGGCTGTCTGGGCGCTGCGGCGATTGGATGCCGCCCGTTGGGACGCGGAGCGCGAAGGGCGGCAAACGGCTGAAGCCGATCCAACCGTGAGGGAGGAGTGGCTTCAATCCTCCCCCGGAGGGGGAAGGGGACCAGCGAAGCTGGTGGAGGGGTAG
- a CDS encoding amino acid permease, which translates to MIFGRVKPLDAILATAEKKALHRSLGAFQLTMLGIGAVIGTGIFVLTAEAAQKAGPGMMVSFIIAGVVCAFAALCYAEMAAMVPVSGSAYTYSYAVMGELIAWMVGWALILEYAVAAGAVSVGWSGYVVGLLEHTFGIDIPDTLVLGPFDGGLINLPAMAISGLVTWLLVIGTKESATINAVLVTIKVAALTLFIILAVPVMNSAQFSPFAPTGFVGISMAAASIFFAYVGFDAVSTAAEETKNPQRNMPIGLIGSLGICTIFYILVAAGVIGAPGLSTQPVVDAAGAVLEPGSRDLTAQCVARAAQGFKDVVCSKEALAFTLREIGWPQIGNLLGLAAGLALPSVILMMMFGQTRIFFVMSRDGLLPAAFSKIHPKFNTPHVITILTGIAVSLFAAFFPVGQLANISNSGTLFAFAAVSIAVMVIRKTDPTRKRPFRTPAVYVTAPLAILGCLYLFISLDHKSIILFLIWAAIGLLVYFGYSRSRSHVGRGIIDVSEADPDAPPQPVPPLPGAPTPGYKDA; encoded by the coding sequence ATGATATTCGGGCGCGTAAAGCCACTCGATGCCATTCTAGCGACAGCCGAAAAGAAAGCGCTCCACCGCTCGCTGGGTGCGTTTCAGCTGACCATGCTCGGAATCGGTGCCGTGATCGGTACCGGCATCTTCGTTCTCACTGCCGAGGCTGCGCAAAAGGCCGGGCCGGGCATGATGGTGTCGTTCATCATCGCCGGCGTGGTCTGCGCCTTCGCCGCGCTCTGCTATGCCGAGATGGCGGCGATGGTGCCGGTTTCCGGCTCGGCCTACACCTATAGCTATGCCGTGATGGGCGAGCTGATCGCCTGGATGGTCGGCTGGGCGCTGATCCTCGAATATGCCGTCGCCGCGGGCGCGGTGTCGGTGGGCTGGTCGGGCTATGTCGTCGGGCTGCTCGAACATACCTTCGGCATCGACATACCCGATACGCTGGTGCTCGGGCCGTTCGATGGCGGGCTGATCAACCTGCCGGCGATGGCGATCTCCGGCCTGGTCACCTGGTTGCTGGTGATCGGCACCAAGGAGAGCGCCACGATCAACGCGGTTCTCGTGACGATCAAGGTGGCGGCGCTGACGCTCTTCATCATCCTGGCGGTGCCGGTGATGAACAGCGCGCAGTTCTCGCCGTTCGCGCCGACCGGCTTTGTCGGCATCTCGATGGCGGCCGCGTCGATCTTCTTCGCCTATGTCGGCTTCGACGCGGTTTCGACCGCCGCCGAGGAAACCAAGAACCCACAGCGCAACATGCCGATCGGCCTGATCGGCTCGCTGGGCATCTGCACGATCTTCTACATCCTGGTGGCAGCGGGCGTGATCGGCGCTCCGGGTCTCAGCACCCAGCCGGTGGTCGACGCCGCCGGCGCGGTGCTCGAGCCCGGCAGCCGCGACCTGACCGCGCAGTGCGTGGCACGCGCGGCACAGGGCTTCAAGGACGTGGTCTGCTCGAAGGAAGCGCTGGCGTTCACGCTGCGTGAGATCGGCTGGCCGCAGATCGGCAATTTGCTCGGCCTCGCCGCCGGCCTGGCGCTGCCGTCGGTCATCCTGATGATGATGTTCGGCCAGACCCGCATCTTCTTCGTGATGAGCCGCGACGGCCTGCTCCCCGCCGCCTTCTCGAAGATCCACCCCAAGTTCAACACGCCGCACGTCATCACCATCCTGACCGGGATCGCGGTGTCGCTGTTCGCGGCGTTCTTCCCGGTGGGCCAGCTGGCCAACATCTCCAATTCGGGCACGCTGTTCGCCTTTGCCGCGGTGTCGATCGCAGTGATGGTGATCCGCAAGACCGATCCCACCCGCAAGCGCCCGTTCCGCACGCCAGCGGTATATGTCACCGCCCCGCTCGCGATCCTGGGCTGCCTGTATCTGTTCATCAGCCTGGATCATAAGAGCATCATCCTCTTCCTGATCTGGGCGGCGATCGGCCTGCTGGTTTATTTCGGCTACAGCCGTTCGCGCAGCCATGTCGGGCGCGGCATCATCGATGTCTCGGAAGCCGATCCCGACGCCCCGCCGCAGCCGGTGCCGCCGCTGCCGGGCGCACCGACGCCGGGATACAAGGACGCCTGA